Proteins co-encoded in one Parascardovia denticolens DSM 10105 = JCM 12538 genomic window:
- the xerD gene encoding site-specific tyrosine recombinase XerD, with the protein MTATNEDFETGRELFLGYISIEKGLSEATRRAYESDLKKYMAWLARHGIDRPDQIRQEDVETFVASLSQEGESSRSIARRLASIHEYHRFLTSRGMAQADVSQGVKPPKAASVLPDVLTIEEVRRLLEKTSNERDTDPVVLRDRALLEFLYATGARVSEAVGANLTDVDLDDHFARLTGKGNKQRLVPLGSYACQAMERYLDGPRAQLQAKAAKGAEVNAIFLNKKGKRLSRQSVWEIVQKAADRAGITKEVHPHTLRHSCATHLIQGGADVRMVQELLGHASVTTTQIYTHISPQTLIESYMGAHPRAN; encoded by the coding sequence ATGACCGCGACGAATGAGGATTTCGAGACCGGCAGGGAGCTCTTCCTCGGCTACATCTCGATTGAGAAAGGCTTGTCCGAAGCCACGCGCCGGGCTTATGAATCCGATTTGAAGAAGTACATGGCCTGGCTGGCTAGGCATGGGATTGACCGGCCCGACCAAATCAGACAGGAGGACGTGGAGACCTTCGTGGCCAGCTTGTCCCAGGAGGGGGAGTCCAGCAGGTCCATCGCCCGCAGGCTGGCTTCCATACACGAATACCACCGTTTCCTCACCTCCCGGGGGATGGCGCAGGCCGACGTCTCGCAAGGGGTCAAGCCCCCCAAGGCGGCTTCGGTCCTGCCGGATGTTCTCACCATCGAAGAGGTCCGTAGACTCTTGGAGAAAACCAGCAATGAGAGGGATACGGACCCGGTCGTCTTGCGGGACAGGGCTTTGTTGGAGTTCCTGTACGCGACCGGAGCCCGCGTCTCCGAAGCGGTAGGGGCCAATCTGACTGACGTCGATCTGGATGATCATTTCGCCCGTCTGACCGGCAAGGGGAACAAACAACGCCTGGTGCCCTTGGGGTCGTATGCCTGCCAGGCCATGGAAAGATATCTGGACGGTCCTCGGGCCCAGCTTCAGGCCAAGGCCGCCAAAGGGGCCGAGGTCAACGCCATCTTCCTGAACAAAAAGGGCAAACGCCTGTCCCGCCAATCGGTCTGGGAGATCGTCCAGAAGGCGGCTGACAGGGCGGGGATCACCAAGGAAGTCCATCCCCATACTTTGCGCCATTCCTGCGCCACCCATCTGATCCAAGGCGGGGCCGACGTGCGCATGGTCCAGGAGCTTTTGGGGCATGCGTCGGTGACCACCACCCAGATCTACACCCACATCTCGCCCCAGACTTTGATTGAATCCTATATGGGGGCCCATCCCCGGGCGAATTAA
- a CDS encoding ParA family protein: MPVDMLGREYKTFPAPEPLGQHGPARVVAMCNQKGGVGKTTSSVNIAGALSQYGRKVLLVDFDPQGAATVALGINANQVENTIYTALFNPSMDVHDVVVHTRFPNLDIIPANIDLSAAEVQLVTEVGREQVLASVLRKVRNEYDAIIIDCQPSLGLLTVNALTAADGVIIPVAAEFFALRGVALLMQSIEKVKSRINPDLEVYGVLVTMYTNTIHSQEVLQRVYEAFQGKVFHSIISRSIKLPDATVAAAPITMFAPEHRTAKEYREVAREIISEGIIA; the protein is encoded by the coding sequence ATGCCAGTTGATATGCTCGGACGCGAATACAAGACCTTCCCGGCCCCTGAACCCCTTGGCCAGCACGGCCCGGCCCGCGTGGTCGCCATGTGCAACCAGAAGGGCGGGGTGGGCAAGACCACCAGCTCGGTCAACATAGCCGGGGCCTTAAGCCAGTACGGGCGCAAGGTCCTCCTCGTGGACTTCGACCCCCAGGGGGCGGCCACGGTCGCTTTGGGCATCAACGCCAATCAGGTGGAGAACACCATCTACACCGCCCTGTTCAACCCTTCCATGGACGTCCATGACGTGGTGGTCCACACCCGTTTCCCCAATCTGGACATCATCCCGGCCAACATTGACCTGTCGGCCGCGGAAGTGCAGCTGGTCACCGAGGTGGGCCGCGAACAGGTCCTGGCCAGCGTTTTGCGCAAGGTGAGGAACGAATACGACGCCATCATCATCGACTGCCAGCCTTCCCTGGGCCTGCTGACCGTCAACGCCCTGACCGCCGCGGACGGGGTCATCATCCCCGTGGCGGCCGAGTTCTTCGCCTTGCGCGGGGTGGCCTTGCTCATGCAGTCCATAGAAAAGGTCAAGAGCCGGATCAACCCCGACCTGGAGGTCTACGGGGTCTTGGTGACCATGTACACCAACACCATCCATTCCCAGGAGGTCCTGCAAAGGGTTTACGAGGCCTTCCAGGGCAAGGTCTTCCATTCCATCATCTCCCGTTCCATCAAGCTGCCGGACGCCACCGTCGCCGCCGCTCCCATCACCATGTTCGCCCCGGAGCACCGGACGGCCAAGGAATACCGGGAAGTGGCCCGGGAGATCATTTCCGAAGGGATCATCGCCTAG
- a CDS encoding ABC transporter permease: MTQEEQNQPEAASEASAPMVVNAVEEIKAQQALAEKTGKSEEKVKHIGYWHLIARRFFRQPRAVIGVTIFVILALIAIFGDHFAKFSYSDPDFTALSSAPSADHWLGTDSSGVDMYSAMCHGLGRSMTIGILSSLISTVIAAIYGTAIAYFRGPVEKIGMWLLDMLMVIPSFLLIALMVRAANASAGWVWLVFGLSVFGWISEARVLRTVALSLRERDYVKASKYMGVNSFTIIIRHLIPNLASIIILNMLLGIIGSVGSETGLSFLGLGIKLPDTSLGSLLSGGQSVMQTAPWVVLEPAFTLIVLCVSLMMISDALRDAIDPRSGASGHAGA, encoded by the coding sequence ATGACGCAAGAAGAACAGAATCAGCCCGAAGCCGCATCCGAGGCTTCGGCCCCCATGGTGGTCAACGCCGTGGAGGAGATCAAGGCCCAGCAGGCCTTGGCCGAGAAAACCGGGAAAAGCGAGGAGAAGGTCAAGCACATCGGCTACTGGCACCTGATCGCCCGCCGCTTCTTCCGCCAGCCCAGGGCCGTGATCGGGGTCACCATCTTCGTGATCCTGGCCCTGATCGCCATTTTCGGCGACCATTTCGCCAAGTTCTCCTATTCGGACCCCGACTTCACCGCCTTGTCCTCGGCCCCTAGCGCCGACCATTGGCTGGGCACCGACTCCTCCGGGGTCGACATGTATTCGGCCATGTGCCACGGCCTGGGCCGGTCCATGACCATCGGCATCCTCTCCTCCCTGATCTCCACCGTCATCGCCGCCATCTACGGAACGGCCATCGCCTACTTCCGCGGCCCGGTGGAGAAGATCGGCATGTGGCTGCTCGATATGCTCATGGTCATCCCCTCCTTCCTCCTGATCGCCCTTATGGTGAGGGCCGCCAACGCCAGCGCCGGCTGGGTCTGGCTGGTTTTTGGCCTGTCCGTCTTCGGATGGATCTCCGAGGCCCGAGTCCTGAGGACCGTCGCCCTGTCCTTGCGCGAACGCGATTACGTGAAAGCCTCCAAATACATGGGTGTGAATTCCTTCACCATCATCATCCGCCATTTGATCCCGAACCTGGCCTCCATCATCATCCTCAACATGCTATTGGGCATCATCGGGTCCGTCGGTTCCGAAACCGGCTTGAGCTTCCTGGGTCTGGGCATCAAGCTCCCTGACACCTCCCTCGGTTCCCTCCTGTCCGGAGGCCAAAGCGTCATGCAGACCGCCCCCTGGGTGGTCCTGGAACCGGCTTTCACCCTGATCGTCCTCTGCGTGAGCCTCATGATGATTTCCGACGCCCTCCGCGACGCCATCGACCCCCGGTCCGGGGCCAGCGGCCATGCGGGAGCCTGA
- a CDS encoding ABC transporter family substrate-binding protein — protein MKKTSTLVKLGALVASAATVFALAACGNNNAGSGSAKSESAAGTPVNYSGTLPMPKKVGVYNNPKSRDQLKDNGSVTYPIVELGPDWNTWSVNGNTLYMNTLWSYYMPVLWTYNVDGSKVAPNKNYITDYNVKTVNGKQTITLNFNPKAKWNNGTPIDWTAVEAAWKVQSGKDQNYTPASTTGWDQVESVKQGTSSKQAVVTMKTPYYPAYSFLGVYPPQAANVNAYTKGWSNDPHDKDWGAGPYVVKSLTDSQVVFTANPKWWGNKPKMTTVTLKKLESQAEINAFKNGEIDTVSLGSKDDIKAVASVKGATIRRGYASSVGVLEMNTTRPQLKDINVRRAIVQAINRKQLDDLANAGIDWNESVPGSELTYPTQSSYEDNMPKESAYNVANAKKTLEKAGYKMGSDGYYAKNGKTLALSYTTFSDSQKTKANGLAVQKMLKAAGIKLTIDNQPSANFSTTLTSGNWDIVRMSWSSSIPTDAFSSGYQLYGSDSQSNYTHVGTKEIDEAFKKVPSIKDTKQQVDTMNAAEKKALALYGTFPYFNGPVMGAYTKGLANSGPAGWQTVLREDVGWEK, from the coding sequence ATGAAGAAGACTTCTACGCTCGTTAAGCTTGGCGCCCTTGTCGCTTCGGCCGCCACCGTTTTCGCGCTAGCCGCCTGCGGAAACAATAATGCGGGAAGCGGGTCGGCCAAGTCCGAGTCCGCCGCCGGCACCCCGGTCAACTATTCCGGCACGCTCCCTATGCCCAAGAAGGTGGGCGTCTATAACAACCCCAAGTCCCGCGACCAGTTGAAGGACAACGGATCCGTCACCTACCCCATCGTGGAGCTGGGCCCCGACTGGAACACCTGGTCCGTTAACGGCAACACCCTCTATATGAACACCCTCTGGTCCTACTACATGCCGGTCCTGTGGACCTATAACGTCGATGGCTCCAAGGTCGCCCCCAACAAGAACTACATCACCGACTACAACGTGAAGACGGTCAACGGCAAGCAGACCATCACCCTCAACTTCAACCCCAAGGCCAAATGGAACAATGGCACCCCCATCGACTGGACCGCCGTGGAAGCCGCCTGGAAGGTCCAGTCCGGCAAAGACCAGAACTACACCCCCGCCTCCACCACCGGCTGGGACCAAGTCGAATCCGTCAAGCAAGGAACCAGCTCCAAGCAGGCCGTGGTCACCATGAAGACCCCATATTATCCCGCCTACTCTTTCTTGGGCGTCTATCCTCCTCAGGCGGCGAACGTCAACGCCTACACCAAGGGATGGTCCAACGACCCGCACGACAAGGACTGGGGAGCCGGCCCCTACGTGGTCAAGAGCCTGACTGACTCCCAGGTCGTCTTCACCGCCAACCCCAAGTGGTGGGGCAACAAGCCCAAGATGACCACCGTCACCTTGAAGAAGCTGGAATCCCAGGCTGAGATCAACGCCTTCAAGAACGGCGAAATCGACACGGTCTCCCTGGGATCCAAGGACGACATCAAGGCCGTCGCCTCCGTCAAGGGAGCAACCATCCGTCGCGGTTACGCCTCCTCCGTGGGCGTCCTCGAGATGAACACCACCCGCCCCCAGCTCAAGGACATCAACGTCCGTCGCGCCATCGTCCAGGCCATCAACCGCAAGCAGCTTGACGACCTGGCCAACGCCGGCATCGACTGGAACGAGTCGGTCCCCGGGTCGGAGCTCACATACCCCACCCAGTCTTCCTATGAGGACAACATGCCCAAGGAATCCGCCTACAACGTGGCCAACGCCAAAAAGACGCTGGAAAAGGCCGGGTACAAGATGGGCTCCGACGGCTACTACGCCAAGAACGGCAAGACCCTGGCCCTGTCCTACACCACCTTCTCCGACAGCCAGAAGACCAAGGCCAATGGCCTGGCCGTGCAGAAGATGCTGAAGGCCGCTGGAATCAAGCTCACCATCGACAACCAGCCCTCCGCCAACTTCTCCACCACCCTGACTTCCGGCAACTGGGACATCGTCCGCATGAGCTGGTCCTCTTCCATCCCCACCGACGCCTTCAGCTCCGGTTATCAGCTTTATGGCTCCGACTCCCAGTCCAACTACACCCACGTCGGCACCAAGGAAATCGACGAAGCCTTCAAGAAGGTCCCCTCCATCAAGGATACGAAGCAACAGGTGGACACCATGAACGCCGCCGAAAAGAAGGCCCTGGCCCTCTACGGCACCTTCCCCTACTTCAACGGCCCCGTCATGGGCGCCTATACCAAAGGACTGGCCAACTCCGGCCCAGCCGGATGGCAGACGGTCCTGAGGGAAGACGTTGGTTGGGAGAAATAG
- a CDS encoding MFS transporter, which translates to MEQKMTRQTKQASAGVIAPIFLAFFTMGFVDFVGTATNLVKEDLTLSSGQASLFTTMVFFWFFIFAIPTSYCMNKYGRRVTVLISIAITIGACIFPIFAYAIPGVPKGGKLALMVISFILLGIGNTFMQVSLNPLIANLVSGDRYSSTISAGQFVKAIASFSAPLIAAWLGQAFHIWWFMYVIFLIISVLAFVWLAADKIQEEKQTAPDMSFGKVLGLLGDTVILLCFIGILCHVGIDAGVNTYAPQFLMGAHAGMKASAAAYTTSIYFAFRTLGFAVGMWALAKYSNKVTVAICATCVALSVLCFILFTTVLPVNWILYVALALVGFGNSNVFSLMFSIAGLHMPKRQNEISGLMIMGLIGGAILPPIMGGISSLVGSQLGSALVLIVPACYLVFVACNPHLLGED; encoded by the coding sequence ATGGAACAAAAAATGACACGACAAACGAAACAAGCCTCAGCAGGCGTCATCGCCCCGATTTTCCTGGCCTTCTTCACCATGGGCTTCGTCGATTTCGTAGGAACCGCGACCAACCTCGTGAAAGAGGATCTGACCTTGTCATCCGGACAAGCCAGCCTCTTCACCACCATGGTCTTCTTCTGGTTCTTCATCTTCGCCATCCCCACCAGCTATTGCATGAACAAGTATGGCCGCCGGGTGACCGTCCTGATCTCCATCGCCATCACCATCGGCGCCTGCATCTTCCCCATCTTCGCTTACGCCATTCCCGGCGTCCCCAAAGGCGGCAAGCTGGCTCTCATGGTCATCTCCTTCATCCTCTTGGGCATAGGCAACACCTTCATGCAGGTGTCCCTGAACCCTCTGATCGCCAACCTGGTTTCCGGAGACCGCTATTCCAGCACCATCTCCGCCGGCCAGTTCGTCAAGGCCATCGCTTCCTTCTCGGCTCCTCTCATCGCCGCCTGGCTGGGTCAGGCCTTCCACATCTGGTGGTTCATGTACGTGATCTTCCTGATCATCTCCGTCCTGGCCTTCGTCTGGCTGGCCGCTGATAAGATCCAGGAGGAGAAGCAGACCGCCCCCGACATGTCCTTCGGCAAGGTGCTGGGACTTCTGGGCGATACGGTCATCCTGCTCTGCTTCATCGGCATCCTCTGCCATGTGGGCATCGACGCCGGGGTCAACACTTACGCCCCCCAGTTCCTGATGGGGGCTCATGCCGGCATGAAGGCTTCCGCCGCCGCCTACACCACGTCGATTTACTTCGCCTTCCGTACCTTGGGCTTCGCCGTGGGCATGTGGGCCCTGGCCAAGTATTCCAACAAGGTGACCGTGGCCATCTGCGCCACCTGTGTGGCCTTGTCCGTCCTCTGCTTCATCCTCTTCACCACGGTCCTGCCGGTCAACTGGATCCTCTATGTGGCCTTGGCCTTAGTCGGCTTCGGCAACTCCAACGTCTTCTCCCTCATGTTCTCCATCGCCGGTCTCCATATGCCCAAGCGTCAGAACGAGATCTCCGGCCTGATGATCATGGGCCTGATCGGTGGGGCCATCCTGCCTCCGATCATGGGCGGCATCTCCTCCTTGGTCGGCAGCCAACTCGGCTCCGCCCTGGTCCTGATCGTCCCCGCCTGCTATCTGGTCTTCGTGGCCTGCAATCCTCACCTTCTGGGCGAGGACTGA
- a CDS encoding dipeptide ABC transporter ATP-binding protein, with the protein MAHVNKRRTADKSQSSEDKDGFRKTELVKDDTLTYEYLEADGPKGAPQGDPVMQVRDLNVSFASEAGDVKAVRGMNFDLWRGRTLGIVGESGSGKSVTALSLIGLLDDNATVSGSITLDGEELVGKTDEEMSHIRGERISMIFQDPLSALSPMFTIGDQLAEALLIHHPDMSKEAVHDRCVELLKMVGIDDQEKRMVSFPHEFSGGMRQRVMIAIAIANNPDVIIADEPTTALDVTIQAQVLDLLAVAQRETNAAVVLITHDLGVVAGTADDILVMYAGRAVERASIDKLFAKPTMPYTMGLLGAVPKPHVAASQRLVPINGNPPSLADIPAGCPFSPRCPLAVDECFKTEPQLELAEEGTGHLVSCLRLKHIQDNNLTYKEVFPSPEDLPAKWADVPRDQRPMVLSLKDVTKTFPITKGGSFGRVIGKLSAVDHASFDIHEGETVALVGESGSGKSTTLTQIVELQKPEEGSITIMGRNIADLSRKQRKELRKDVQIIFQDPLSSLDSRMTVYDVLAEPLTAQHWNKGDINNRIGELMTMVGINPDYVDRFPTQFSGGQRQRIAIARALATNPRLLLLDEPIASLDVSIQAGVINLLEDLQAQLKIAYLFVAHDLAVIRHISDRVCVMYHGVIVEQGETEDVFTNPQHPYTKALLSAIPIPDPVIERSRERYVFEDGELHKVESYGAAQGLRA; encoded by the coding sequence ATGGCACATGTGAACAAACGCCGGACGGCGGACAAGTCCCAGTCCTCCGAAGACAAGGACGGCTTCCGTAAGACGGAATTGGTCAAAGACGACACCCTGACTTACGAATACCTCGAGGCCGACGGCCCCAAAGGCGCCCCCCAAGGCGACCCGGTCATGCAGGTGAGGGACCTGAACGTCTCCTTCGCCTCCGAAGCCGGCGACGTCAAGGCCGTCCGAGGCATGAACTTCGACCTGTGGCGGGGCCGCACCCTGGGCATCGTGGGCGAATCCGGCTCCGGAAAGTCCGTCACCGCCCTGTCCCTCATCGGGCTTTTGGACGACAACGCCACCGTCAGCGGATCCATCACCTTGGACGGTGAGGAGCTGGTGGGTAAGACCGATGAAGAGATGTCCCATATCCGGGGCGAACGCATCTCTATGATCTTTCAGGATCCCTTGAGCGCCTTGAGCCCCATGTTCACCATCGGCGACCAGCTGGCCGAGGCCCTGCTCATCCACCACCCTGACATGAGCAAGGAAGCCGTGCATGACCGGTGCGTGGAACTGCTGAAAATGGTGGGCATCGATGACCAGGAAAAGCGGATGGTCTCCTTCCCCCACGAATTCTCCGGCGGCATGCGCCAGCGCGTCATGATCGCCATCGCCATCGCCAACAACCCGGACGTGATCATCGCCGATGAGCCCACCACCGCCTTGGATGTGACCATCCAGGCCCAGGTCCTGGATCTCCTGGCCGTGGCCCAGCGCGAGACCAACGCGGCCGTCGTCCTTATCACCCACGATCTGGGCGTGGTGGCCGGCACAGCCGACGACATCCTGGTCATGTACGCGGGCCGGGCCGTGGAACGGGCCAGCATCGACAAGCTCTTCGCCAAGCCCACTATGCCTTACACCATGGGCCTTTTAGGCGCCGTTCCCAAGCCCCATGTGGCGGCCAGCCAACGCCTGGTCCCCATCAACGGCAACCCGCCTTCCCTGGCGGACATCCCGGCCGGCTGCCCCTTCTCCCCCCGCTGCCCCCTGGCCGTGGACGAATGCTTCAAAACCGAGCCCCAGCTGGAGCTGGCCGAAGAAGGCACCGGCCACCTGGTCTCCTGCCTGAGGCTCAAGCACATCCAAGACAACAACCTGACTTACAAGGAGGTCTTCCCTTCGCCGGAAGACCTGCCGGCCAAGTGGGCCGACGTCCCTCGGGACCAGCGTCCGATGGTCCTCTCCCTCAAAGACGTGACCAAGACCTTCCCCATCACCAAAGGCGGGTCCTTCGGCCGGGTGATTGGCAAGCTGTCCGCTGTCGACCACGCCTCCTTCGACATCCATGAAGGCGAGACCGTCGCTTTGGTAGGCGAGTCCGGCTCCGGCAAGTCCACGACCTTGACCCAGATCGTCGAGTTGCAGAAGCCCGAAGAGGGGTCCATCACCATCATGGGCAGGAACATCGCCGACCTCTCCCGCAAGCAGCGCAAGGAGCTGCGCAAGGACGTCCAGATCATCTTCCAGGACCCTCTGAGCTCCTTGGACTCCCGCATGACCGTCTATGACGTCCTGGCCGAGCCCCTGACCGCCCAGCATTGGAACAAGGGAGACATCAACAACCGCATCGGCGAGCTGATGACCATGGTGGGGATCAACCCCGATTACGTGGACCGTTTCCCCACCCAATTCTCCGGCGGACAGCGCCAGCGTATCGCCATCGCCCGCGCCTTGGCCACCAATCCCCGCCTTCTTTTGCTGGATGAGCCCATCGCCTCCTTGGACGTGTCCATCCAGGCCGGCGTGATCAATCTTCTGGAAGACCTCCAGGCCCAGCTGAAGATCGCTTACCTCTTCGTGGCCCACGACTTGGCCGTCATCCGCCATATCTCCGACCGCGTCTGCGTCATGTACCATGGGGTGATCGTGGAGCAGGGGGAGACGGAAGACGTCTTCACCAATCCTCAGCATCCTTACACCAAGGCTCTCCTGTCCGCGATCCCCATCCCCGACCCGGTGATCGAGCGCAGCCGCGAACGCTATGTGTTCGAAGACGGGGAGCTGCATAAGGTGGAGTCTTATGGCGCCGCCCAGGGGCTTCGGGCGTAA
- a CDS encoding ABC transporter permease has translation MFKFIIKRLGRYVVLLFMATSMTFFMASWFMHPRSNYESRTPRPPQPSIERSLNNANLNDHTNIFVRYWRWLTGVVTRWDWGMTPDGQRVNTIMAPRIVASTELVTLATILSILVGVSLGVYTALRQYSWKDNFWTGLASVLMCIPTPVIAILLIFFFININTMSGKTIFYVTGLSSYTGDNPFFWFLDFCQHIFIPTLVLTIVGSVGYHISQRTYLMDEINSDYVRTARMKGLTRNQAIRRHALRASFIPTAVSIAFSIAGVFTGATLTESMFGIEGMGKYFVTALAKNDIYGTVAYMAFGGVTTLVGALLADIVAALLDPRIKMS, from the coding sequence ATGTTCAAGTTCATTATCAAGAGACTAGGAAGGTACGTGGTCCTGCTCTTCATGGCGACCTCCATGACCTTCTTCATGGCAAGCTGGTTCATGCACCCCCGCTCGAATTACGAAAGCAGGACCCCGCGGCCCCCGCAGCCTTCCATCGAAAGGTCTCTCAATAACGCCAACCTGAACGACCATACGAACATCTTCGTGCGCTACTGGCGGTGGCTGACTGGCGTCGTCACCCGCTGGGACTGGGGCATGACCCCCGACGGGCAGAGGGTCAACACCATCATGGCCCCCCGCATCGTCGCCTCCACCGAACTTGTCACCCTGGCCACCATCCTCAGCATCCTGGTCGGAGTCTCCCTGGGCGTTTACACGGCCTTGCGCCAGTACAGCTGGAAGGACAATTTCTGGACCGGTCTGGCTTCGGTGCTCATGTGCATCCCCACCCCGGTCATCGCCATCCTCCTCATCTTCTTCTTCATCAACATCAATACCATGTCCGGCAAGACCATCTTCTACGTCACCGGCCTGTCATCCTACACGGGGGACAACCCCTTCTTCTGGTTCCTGGACTTCTGCCAGCACATCTTCATCCCCACCCTGGTCCTGACCATCGTCGGCTCCGTGGGCTATCACATCAGCCAGCGCACTTATCTCATGGACGAGATAAATTCCGATTACGTGCGCACCGCCCGCATGAAGGGGCTGACCCGCAACCAGGCCATCCGCAGGCACGCTTTGAGGGCTTCCTTCATCCCCACCGCCGTCTCCATCGCCTTCTCCATCGCCGGCGTCTTCACCGGAGCCACCTTGACCGAATCCATGTTCGGCATCGAAGGCATGGGCAAGTACTTCGTCACCGCCTTGGCCAAGAACGACATCTACGGAACCGTAGCCTACATGGCCTTCGGCGGCGTGACCACCCTGGTCGGCGCTCTGCTGGCGGACATCGTCGCCGCCCTGCTGGATCCACGAATCAAGATGAGCTAA
- a CDS encoding segregation and condensation protein A produces MALEETEISERFVVSLDSYQGPFDALLSMLAQRKMELSQISLALITEDFLRYVSTLDMIEDADQISSFIDVASILVEAKSASLLPHEEAQEPLEQSLEALRERDLLFARLLQYRAFKEAGEDFRQRLAANSGSFPHPGYMDGAIAAMLPELAWSVRPEDLARIAASAIANAPLSQVRVDQLHVPMVSLRQEATVVRERLQAAGPQADVTFASLIEDVQERLVVVARFFSLLAFFKQGLIQFKQAGPFESLHIRWAGQEDGQEAEDAAFGGISQEDFA; encoded by the coding sequence ATGGCTTTGGAGGAAACGGAGATCTCGGAGAGGTTCGTGGTCAGCCTTGACTCCTATCAAGGCCCTTTCGACGCGCTCCTGAGCATGCTGGCCCAACGGAAGATGGAGCTCTCCCAGATCTCCTTGGCCCTCATCACCGAGGATTTCCTCCGATACGTGTCCACTTTGGACATGATCGAAGACGCGGATCAGATCTCCTCCTTCATCGACGTGGCCTCCATCCTAGTGGAGGCCAAATCCGCTTCCCTCCTGCCCCATGAAGAGGCGCAAGAACCTTTGGAACAGAGCTTGGAAGCCCTACGGGAGAGGGACCTGCTGTTCGCCCGGCTTCTGCAGTACCGGGCCTTCAAGGAGGCCGGCGAGGACTTCCGCCAGCGGTTGGCGGCGAATTCGGGGTCCTTCCCCCATCCGGGATACATGGATGGGGCCATCGCGGCCATGCTGCCGGAACTGGCCTGGTCGGTCAGGCCGGAGGACCTGGCACGGATCGCGGCGTCCGCCATCGCCAACGCCCCTCTCAGCCAGGTGCGGGTGGACCAGCTTCACGTCCCCATGGTCAGTCTGCGCCAGGAGGCGACGGTCGTCAGGGAACGGCTGCAGGCGGCCGGGCCGCAGGCGGACGTGACTTTCGCCTCCCTGATCGAGGACGTCCAGGAGAGACTGGTCGTCGTGGCCCGCTTTTTCTCCCTCCTGGCCTTTTTCAAACAAGGGTTGATCCAATTCAAGCAGGCCGGCCCCTTTGAAAGCCTTCATATCCGTTGGGCGGGCCAGGAGGATGGGCAGGAAGCCGAAGACGCCGCTTTCGGCGGCATCAGTCAGGAGGATTTCGCATGA